The genomic segment CGACGGCGCAGATGGAGGCGACGCACGAGTTGCAGCTGCTCTTCAGTCGCCCGCCCGTGGTGCAGGGGTCATGCGTGCACGTGCTGCTGGCCGAAGTACAGCAGCTGGGATTGGTCGCGCAGATGGAAGTGACGCAGGGATCGCAGGTGTCGGTGAGTGGCAGGCCCGTCGAGCACTTGCTGTGCTCGCAGGAAGAGCTGGTCGAAGGCTCGATGCAGTACTGATTGAACTGGCAATCGGCGGCAGATTTGCACGGCTCCTTGAGGCCTTTGTTGATCAAACCGGGCGGTAGATCGCCCAGGCTGCCACCGGGCCAGGTGTAAACGGTGCCGCCCGCCTCCGCGGTAACGCCGGAGTCCGGCTGTTCGTCGAAGGTCTCGCAGAATGGATCGCAGGGGTTGTTCAGGCAGTCCTGAGAAGGGCCCAGCGCTTGGGTGTTGGAGTTGGGGCTGTCTTGGCGATTCGGCGGCGCCGCCTTGTTCACGACCTCGCCGTCGCCGCAGGTGGTCCAAGCACCATTGGTGCAGCTCTGCGTCCCCTCGTAACAGGAGAGCACGCCGTCGTGCTGGCCAAGGGTGATGCCGCACGCGCGAGTTTCCCCCTCCGTCGTGCACGTGCCGCTGAGCCCACCCCCGAATCCGCCCGTCCCGCCGACGCCACCCCCCGCTGCTGGAAGAGGTTTGTCGTCACCGGAGCAGCCGATTGGAATCGCCACACCAAGGCACGCTGCCAACACCACCAAGCGTGGCCAGAACGTGCGCCGAAACATGCGTTCAGGTGAGCCCCGCATCACGCCTCCCAGGCCGTCGTTGCCTGCCTTCGGTGGGGCGCCCATCGGGCCCGCCACTCCGCGCTGACGCGTCGCGTCACAGGCATTCTCATCCGTCGCTACACTAGCAGGACCCGTGCCTCCGGCACGCACCCCTCAGCAGCCGGAGATTCCCGCAAGATCGCCAGCTTGGGTCCACCGTGCGCTACGCAAACAATTCACGGCGGGAAAAACATTTCCATGGGGCTCAGTACAGAGCACCCATGATCTGCTCCCAGGGCTTCGCTTCGGTGAAGATGCGCACGAGCTCGGCATCCACGTGGCCGTCCTTCACCTCGAAGCCCAAGATGTCGAGGGCCTTCTCCACCGGCACGGCCCGCTTGTAGGGGCGATCGCTCGCCGTCAGCGCATCGAAGATGTCGCTGATGGTCATCATCTTGCTTTGCAGCGGGATCTCCGCGCTGTGCAGGCGATTCGGGTAGCCCGTGCCGTTGAGGCGCTCGTGATGGGCCCCGGCGATCACCGCCACCCGCGAGAACGTCTTGCCCCAAGGGATCTTCGAGAGGAAGCGATAGGTGTGGGTCACGTGGCTGCGGATCTCGTCGAACTCCTCCGCCGTCAGCGACCCCCGCGTCACGCTCAAGGACTTCACCTCGGGATCCAGGAGCAGCGCGGACTGGCTGCCATCCAGCCGGTGATACGTCTGCCGCGCGAGCTCGCCGATGCGCTTGAAGTCGCCCGCCGCGAGCACCGTGGGCTCGTTGGCGTGGCTGATGGTGTTCCACGCCTCTTCCAGCTCCGCCAGGCGCTCTTCGAGCTCCTTGTCCAGAGCTTCGAGCTCCGAAGCCGCGGCGTTGCGCTCCACGGCGTGCACCTTCTTGGTGAGCACGTCCACCTGGATGGTGCGCGCGACGAAGTCGAAGCGATCTCGAATGGCATCGAGCTCGTGCGGATAGAGCTTCTTGGCCTTCACCAGCACGTGCTCTCGCACGCCGATCTTGCCGAAGTCGTGAAGCAGGGACGCGTACTCGATCTCGCGGATGTCCTCACGCTTCCAGAGCACGTCTTTATAGGGGCCGGCGTCGATTCGCTCCACCGCGTGAGCGAGCCCCACGGTGAGCTCCGCCACGCGTCGCGAATGACCGCTGGTGGTCGGATCCCGTTGCTCGATGGCGTCCACGCTGGCGCGCACGAAGCCTTCGAAGATGCTGCGGATCTCCTCGTACAGCATCGCGTTCTCGAGGGCGATGCCGGCCTGCGCCGCCAGCGTGTGCAGGAGCTGCTCGCTACGTTCGTCGAAGGGCACCACCATGCGCTCGGCGTCGTCCTTGGAAAGCAGCTTCTGCGACGGCTCGCGCTTCTTGTTGATGAGCTGCAGTACGCCGATCACGTCGCCGCCCTTGGACACCAACGGCGTGCACAGCATGCTCTTGGTGCGGTAGCCAATCTTCTCGTCGAAGGAGCGGTCGAAGCCGAAGGGCGAGTCCGCGGGCATCTCGTACACGTCCGCGATGCCGACGGTCTTCTTTTCCAGCGCCACGTAGCCCGCCATGCTGCGTCGGCTGATGGGCATGGTGAACTCGCGGGAGTCGAAGGAAATGGAGTCGTTCTGGCTGGTCTTGAAGCGCAGCGAGCAGCGCGTGAGGTCCGGATCTTCGCCCTCCACGACGTATACGCTGCCGGCGTCCGCGCCGGTGACGAAGCGGCTCTTCTCCAAGATCAGCGAGAGCAGGCTGTCGATCTCGCGTTCGGTGGTCAGCGCCCGCGCGATTTCGATCAGCTCGCCGAGCTCGTAGCGGTAGCGGTTGATCCACTTGCCGCGGCTCTCGCTGCGCGCCTTCACCTCGATCAGCTCGAAGGCTTGGTGCAGGGCCACCGTGAGCTCCGCCGTGGACGGTTCCTCCGAGACCAGCGCCGCGAGACCGCGATTCAAGGCTTCGTCCAGGCTGGCGTCGCTGGGGCGTCCCATCAGGATGACGCGGGTCTCGTAGGCCGCGATGCCATCGGCAAAGGGCGCGAGCAGGTCACGCCCCTTGTCCCACACGCTGGCGGGGGCCAGCAAGACGGAGTGCGAACCACGCCTCACCTGCAACAGAAGCGGATGCGGCCGGCTCACCGTGGCTCCCGAAAGGCGTGGGGACTGCGACAGCTCTAAAGCCACCCGAGACAAGAGCCCCACGCTCTTTTCCGCCCGCGGGCTCAGCTTCCGCCCGCCGCCGTTGCCTACGACGCTCGTCGTCACGATTCTTCCCCTTCCGCAGCCTCCGCCTCTCGCGCGGCCCGCCGCTCCTCTTTCTGCCGCCGGACTTCTTCGTCGCGCGCCTCGTAGGCCACGACGATCTTCTGCACCAGGGGGTGACGCACCACGTCCGCGTCGGTGAAGGCGCAGAAGGAGATGCCGTCCACTTCCGACAGCAGATCCCGCGCCTCTCGCAGGCCGCTCCGCGCGCCGGACGGCAGGTCCGTCTGCGTGATGTCACCGGTGACCACGGCCTTGGAGGCGAAGCCCAGGCGCGTGAGAAACATGCGCATCTGCTCGCTGGTCGCGTTCTGCGCTTCGTCCAGGATCACGAAGGAGTCGTTCAGCGTCCGGCCGCGCATGAACGCCAACGGCGCGACCTCGATCTGCCCGCGTGCCCGCATTTGCTCGACCTTGTCGAACTCGAGCATGTCGTGCATCGCGTCGTACAGCGGACGCAGGTACGGATTCACTTTCTCGGCCAGATCCCCGGGCAGGAAGCCGAGCTTCTCGCCCGCCTCCACCGCAGGTCGGGTCAAGATGATGCGCTTCACCTTCTTCTGCATCAGCGCGCTGGCGGCCATGGCCATCGCCAAGTACGTCTTGCCCGTGCCCGCCGGGCCAATGCCGAAGGTGAGGTCGTGGTTCTTGATGGCCTCGATGTACAGCCGCTGCGCCGGACCCTTGGGCACCACCGGTCGCCGCCGCGGCGTGATGAGGATCACCTCGTCCAGCAAATCGACGAGGGACGACTCCGGGTGCTTGCGTAGCCCGCGGAGCGAGCGCGCGACGTCGTGCGGGCCGATCTCGTAGCCGCGGCTGACCAACGTGGCGGCGTCCGTGAGGAAGCGATGCGCGACGCGCACGTCGTCTTCCACGCCGGAAAGGTAGATCACGTTTCCGCGCAGGCTCACCTCGGCGCCACTCTGCCGGGACACTTCGCCGAGCAGGGCGTTCTGCGGCCCCGACAGCGCCAGCAGCACCGAGGTGCTCTCGACCTCGAGGCTCTCGCTGTAGGGGGCGGCATCCATCGAGCCCAGCTTACCGCGAGTGTCGCAGCTTTCCATTCGAATGCGCTACCGTCCGCGCCATGTCGTCGCTTCGTCTCCTCCCCGTGCTCGTCGTTTCACTGCTGTTTTCGGCCACGGCGAGGGCGGAGGAGCCTCCGCCCTGGTCGCTGGGTCACGACGGAAACCCGCTGGCCGGCTACCACCGCGGCGTCTTCTATCTGCGAGACGCGTCCGACAGCTTCCGCTTGTATCCGAGCGCCATGCTGCTGGTCGACGGTCAGGCGTGGATGGGAAAGAACACCGCGACGGCGCAGTTCGCACCGCGCACGGTGGTGCGGGCCGCGCGCGTGGGCCTCGGCGGTCAGGTGCTCGGTAGCATCGGCTGGCAGCTCACCCTCGCCGCCGACGGACAGCCGCTCGGTGGCGACAAGCAAATCTACGCGGCGCCCCCCGGACAGACGCCGACGGCGTCGAGCGCGCGCTACGAGAGTCCCCAGGCGCCCGGCAACGCCACCGGCATCCTCGACGCCTGGGTCGACCTGAAGGCGGCGGACGAGCTGCACGTGATGGTCGGGCAGTTCCGGGAGCCGTTCGGCATGGAGACCAGCACCGCGCTCGGGTCTCTGCCGTTTCACGAGCGGTCCATCGCGACGCGCACCGTGGCGAGCCCCAACGTGCGCGACGTGGGCGCGATGCTGTGGGGCGACGTGCCGCAAGCGCTGCTCGGCTATCAGCTCGGATTCGTCTCCGGAGATGGAAGGAACCGCCCCGGCGTCGATCGCCGGGGGGACGCCCTCGCGCGGGTGACGCTCACGCCGCTGGGTGAAAAGAGCGGCCTCGTCGTCGGGGCCAGCGTGCGCGGCGGGTGGCGGCAGAGCGATGCCGTCCGCTACGACGTGCCCAGCGTCCGCACGCAACAAGGCTTTGCCCTGTGGCAGCCGGTGTACGCCGACTCGCTCGGGCGTCGCGTGCACGTCATTCCCGCAGATGCTCAGCGCGCCGTCGGGCTCGAGGCGTCCCTGCTCCTCGGCGTGCTCGACCTGCGGGGCGAAGTGACGCTGATGGACGACGACACCCGGGAAGCCGTGGAGGGCTTTCAGTCGCAAAACACCGAGCGCACCGGGACGCTCTCGGGCGTGGGGGGCTACCTGGTGGCGGGTGTCACGCTGTGGGGCAAGCCGCGCCTGCGCGGCCAGCCGGGCACCGGCGTCCGTCCCCGGTCGCTGGACTTCGCCCACTACGACCCGGTGGTACCGGCGCAGCAGATCGAAGCGCTGGTCCGCGTGGAGGGACTCGGCCTCCGCTACGACTCGGCGAAGCGCAAGGGCGCCGCGGATCCCGAAGGCATCGACGGTGACATCCGGGTGCTGGGACTCGGCCTCGGAGTGAACTATTGGGCGACCCGCCACGCGCGGCTGAGCTTGAACTACGACCTCTACCGCACGCCCACCGAGACGACGGACCGAGCGCAGGTTCCGGGCGGCACGACGCTCCACGAGCTCGGGGCACGCGCCGGCATCATGTTCTGACCGGGCGGCGCGCCGGGGCTCGCGCCGCTCCAACAAACAAACCAGGAAGGTCGTTTTTTTGGCCGGAGACCGCGACCCCCGGTAACCCGAGGGCGATGGCACGGTGGAGCAGATGGATAGGGGTCGGCGCCGCCGTAGGGATCATTTCGGCCTTGGTGCCGGTGGTTCGCGGCGACATCGGTCTCGATGGTGCACTCAGAAAGCTCGCCCCCCGAGCGCAAAACGTGGCGGAAAAGCCCAAGGGGCCGAGCTTCGAAGGGCTCGACCTGATGCGGCTGCAGCTCCGGCCCCGACGCGTGCTCACGCCCCTCAGAGACGGAAAATACGCGGAGCTGACGCTGGATCCGGTGGTGCAGCGGGCGGCCGAAGGCGAGATGAAGAAGTACCGCGTGCCGGAGGCCGGCGTCGTGGTGATGGACGTCAAGACGGGCAACCTGATCGCCTACGCAAGCTACGTGAACCAAGGCGAGAAGTTCGACGTCAACGCCCGGGCAGAAGCGCCGGCGGCGAGCGTGTTCAAGGTGGTGACGGCCTCCGCGTTGGTGGAGAAGGCCGGCCTCAATGCCCACACGGAGCAGTGCTACCACGGCGGTCGGAGCCGCATCATGGCGGACGAGCTCCGGGAGGACCCGAAGCGCGACAAGTGGTGCGCGACCATGGCCATGGCTCTCGGCCGCAGCTTGAACGTGGTGTTCGCCCGCTTGGCGCAGAAGCACCTGACGCCCGAGGACGAGACCGCGATGGGCGGCGCCTATGGCTTCGGCGCGCCGGTGCCCTTCGTGATCCCCAACGAAGCGCCGAAGATCGAGATGCCGAACGACCCGCTCGAGTTCGCGCGAGCGTCCGCCGGGTTCTGGCACACGAGCCTGTCGCCGCTGGCGGCGGTGGTGTTGGCGCAGACGGTGGCGAACGGCGGCGTCGCGCTCCAGCCGCGCATCGTGCGGGCGGTGTACGAGGGTCAGGAGAAGGTGTGGGAAGACACCGACGAGCCCACCACCCTGCGGCGTGCGGTGAAGCCGGAGACGGCCGCCGAGGTGACCCAGATGATGAAAGAGACGGTGGCCAACGGCTCCGCCTACAAGAGCTTCCACGACCGCCGCGGGCGGCCGTACTTGCCCGGGATCACCGTGGCTGGAAAGACGGGGACCCTCACCCGCCACAAGGCAAACCGCCTCTACACCTGGTTCGTGGGCTTTGCGCCCGCGGAAAAGCCCGAAGTCGCCATCGCCTCGCTTGTGGTGAACACTCCCACCTGGCGCATCAAAGGGCCGGAGTTGGCGAGAAATGTCCTTCGCGCCTACTTCGCCACCAAGGGTGTGAAGGGCGTGCACGCACCGTGAGGGTGAACAAATACGCCCCCCATCCACATGACGGATGAGACGGGCCGAGAAGTCCGGGGTTGGACTCGCCGAAACCACTTGCTAGATTAACCTCGTGCAAGTCGTCCTCCGAAAGCTCGGGCGAGGGTCACGCGCCGTGACCGGGCGATTGGTGCGGGCACCCCGCAAAGGCTCGGTCGTGGTCATCGAGTTTTCGGACGGCATGCACGAGTACGTCACGACGCCAGTGAAGCGCGTGTTGCGCCTCGCTTCGCGTGACGTCTTCTACATCGAGACGGTCAACAGTCGATATCGCCTCGAGGTGCGCGATCGCGAACGCGCTCTCGAGGACGCATCCAGCGGATAACCGACTGGCGTCTCGGCCAAGAGTTGGGTAATGGGGCTACCCCTTCGGGCGACCTTCGCTCGAGGGCACAGCTTACGGAGACGAGATCATGGGAAGGTTCGATAGCCGCCACAGCTCCAAGATGCGCCGCCGCAAAGGACAGCGGAAGAAGAAGGAGCGCGAGCAGCGCCGCGCCGAGAAGGGCAAGGCCGAGAAGGCCGAAAGCGGCAAGAAGAAGAAGTCGAAGTGATCGTCAGCGAATGGTGCGCGACGGGAACTGAACGTCGCGCGCCTCGCTAGCGGTCACCGGTATCGGCTCGCCGAACAGCCCGAGGTCTCCGGCCAAGCGCTGTTCGCGGATGAGCTGCCAGCCTTCGTCGTCACGCCACACCTGCGCCACGCGAGTGGTCCGCAGGTTCTCGTCGTTCACGCGCACCCAGGCGACGTCCACTTGCACCGTCGCCTGGTGCTCGTCCTTCATCGCGAGCCCGGCGAGCTCCACGTCCACGATGCGCAGGTGCTTGCCCCACTGGCCGCGCCGGTCGAGGAACGCATCCCGGGCGCCGTTGGCCGTGTGAGACAGCGCAATGTCCATGCGCCCGAAGCGCGTGGCCAGGTTCAGCTCCCGTGCAGCGTCCGTCACCCGCGACGCCTGGGACGGAGGAGCGAGGCAGCCCGCCAGAGTCATTGCTCCGAGGGCCAGGCTGAGGAGCACGCCTTTCGACCGCATGGCTCCGGTCCCTAGCAGGGCCGGAAGGATTCGGGAAAATTCCGGGTGATGTTGGTCCGCCGCGGAACCACTCTTTGAAGGGGCGCGGAAGTGGGCAGAGCGAAGAGTGGGCGGCAATTGCGGGCGCCGACATGCGGGGCTACCGTCAACGTCAGTGAAGGCCGAGCTCGAGCTTCGTTGGGAAACGGATCGGGTGGTGCTGGCTCGGCACGACCAGGTCGTTGGCAGCGCGCGCTGGGTCGGCGGGAAGCTGTCGGAACGCGAGGGTGCCCTCTCGCCCGAGGAATGGCGGGAGCTCGAGGTCAGGATCCGCGACAGCGCCACCGAGGACGTGGACAAGAGCTTCGAGCATGCCTACGACTCGCGCGGAGTCGACGTGACTCAGATCGACCGCATGCTGGAGCGTACACCCGCCGAGCGATTGCGGTGGTTCGATGCGGCACGCCGTTCCGTCGCCGCGCTCAGCCAAGATGCCCGCTGACACCGTTGCGCTGCTTCGGACCCTCGCGCTCCACAAGGTGGACCACATCGTCGTCGGGATGACCGCAGGGGTCCTGCAGGGCGCACCGGTCATCACCCTGGACGTCGATATCCTCTACGCTCGCACGCCGACGAACATAGCTCGCCTCGCCGCGGCGCTGAGCGAGGTGAACGCCCGGTTCCGTGGCGATCCGCGTCAAATCGTGCCCAACGTGTCTCACTTGGAATCCATGGGACACAAGCTGCTCGAAACCGATCACGGGGATCTCGACGTCCTGGGCACTATCGACGAGTCGGCGGAGTACGCGGACTTGCTCGAGGACACCGTCACGGTGGACGTGGAGGGCATGAAGATCGCCGTGCTGTCGCTGGCGCGCCTGATCGAGATCAAAGAACGAGCTGGCCGTCCGAAGGACTTGGCGGTGCTTCCGGTCCTGCGCTCCACGCTCGAGCGCGCGCAACGCAAGTAGTCACCGTGCTGACGGTACCGCGGCGGACCAACAAACAAATTCAGAAGGCGCTGGAGACGACGACGTAGGTCTGGCCGCCGCTGACGGCTTCGGAGTCGGTGCCGCGAGCGTGGCCGATGCGGACGTTGCCGCGACCGTAGTAGCCGAGCACGAGATCGAACCAGAGCTCCGCGCCCACACCCAGGTGGTAGAGGTCGAAGGGCTTTTCGAGGTCCATCTGGTTGAAGGCGCCGCCGTAGTCGGCGAACACGGAGCCGCTGATGGTGC from the Polyangiaceae bacterium genome contains:
- a CDS encoding GAF domain-containing protein, which gives rise to MTTSVVGNGGGRKLSPRAEKSVGLLSRVALELSQSPRLSGATVSRPHPLLLQVRRGSHSVLLAPASVWDKGRDLLAPFADGIAAYETRVILMGRPSDASLDEALNRGLAALVSEEPSTAELTVALHQAFELIEVKARSESRGKWINRYRYELGELIEIARALTTEREIDSLLSLILEKSRFVTGADAGSVYVVEGEDPDLTRCSLRFKTSQNDSISFDSREFTMPISRRSMAGYVALEKKTVGIADVYEMPADSPFGFDRSFDEKIGYRTKSMLCTPLVSKGGDVIGVLQLINKKREPSQKLLSKDDAERMVVPFDERSEQLLHTLAAQAGIALENAMLYEEIRSIFEGFVRASVDAIEQRDPTTSGHSRRVAELTVGLAHAVERIDAGPYKDVLWKREDIREIEYASLLHDFGKIGVREHVLVKAKKLYPHELDAIRDRFDFVARTIQVDVLTKKVHAVERNAAASELEALDKELEERLAELEEAWNTISHANEPTVLAAGDFKRIGELARQTYHRLDGSQSALLLDPEVKSLSVTRGSLTAEEFDEIRSHVTHTYRFLSKIPWGKTFSRVAVIAGAHHERLNGTGYPNRLHSAEIPLQSKMMTISDIFDALTASDRPYKRAVPVEKALDILGFEVKDGHVDAELVRIFTEAKPWEQIMGALY
- a CDS encoding PhoH family protein yields the protein MDAAPYSESLEVESTSVLLALSGPQNALLGEVSRQSGAEVSLRGNVIYLSGVEDDVRVAHRFLTDAATLVSRGYEIGPHDVARSLRGLRKHPESSLVDLLDEVILITPRRRPVVPKGPAQRLYIEAIKNHDLTFGIGPAGTGKTYLAMAMAASALMQKKVKRIILTRPAVEAGEKLGFLPGDLAEKVNPYLRPLYDAMHDMLEFDKVEQMRARGQIEVAPLAFMRGRTLNDSFVILDEAQNATSEQMRMFLTRLGFASKAVVTGDITQTDLPSGARSGLREARDLLSEVDGISFCAFTDADVVRHPLVQKIVVAYEARDEEVRRQKEERRAAREAEAAEGEES
- a CDS encoding penicillin-binding protein → MPVVRGDIGLDGALRKLAPRAQNVAEKPKGPSFEGLDLMRLQLRPRRVLTPLRDGKYAELTLDPVVQRAAEGEMKKYRVPEAGVVVMDVKTGNLIAYASYVNQGEKFDVNARAEAPAASVFKVVTASALVEKAGLNAHTEQCYHGGRSRIMADELREDPKRDKWCATMAMALGRSLNVVFARLAQKHLTPEDETAMGGAYGFGAPVPFVIPNEAPKIEMPNDPLEFARASAGFWHTSLSPLAAVVLAQTVANGGVALQPRIVRAVYEGQEKVWEDTDEPTTLRRAVKPETAAEVTQMMKETVANGSAYKSFHDRRGRPYLPGITVAGKTGTLTRHKANRLYTWFVGFAPAEKPEVAIASLVVNTPTWRIKGPELARNVLRAYFATKGVKGVHAP